The Methanoculleus marisnigri JR1 genome window below encodes:
- a CDS encoding fumarate hydratase: MMVNPADPTLSSALADATERALLEAEIRLPPDVLAALRRAAAAERDEIARRELGNILENIAFAEERRVPICQDTGVPVVYLTLPPDIGLSPALFEGVREGVQRATAAIPLRPNVVDPLTRENTGDNTGAGMPAVHVTPGERLTVTVLPKGAGSENVSRIGMLLPSQAKEIPKFVAETMLLAGGKPCPPVILGVGIGGTFDMAAALAKEALLLPVDVMGDFEAELCDAVNALGIGPMGLGGDTTALSVKVKRADCHTASLPVAVNVQCWACRRATVEVKR; encoded by the coding sequence ATGATGGTCAATCCGGCAGATCCGACGCTTTCGAGCGCACTGGCAGACGCCACAGAGAGAGCACTCCTGGAGGCCGAGATCCGGCTGCCTCCCGATGTGCTCGCGGCGCTCCGGAGGGCAGCGGCAGCCGAGAGGGACGAGATCGCACGCCGGGAACTCGGCAATATCCTCGAGAACATCGCGTTCGCAGAAGAGCGGCGGGTGCCGATCTGTCAGGATACCGGCGTGCCGGTGGTCTACCTCACCCTCCCGCCCGATATCGGGCTCTCACCCGCCCTTTTTGAAGGGGTGCGGGAAGGGGTGCAGAGAGCAACGGCCGCGATCCCCCTCCGCCCGAACGTCGTCGACCCCCTCACCCGGGAGAACACCGGCGACAACACCGGTGCCGGGATGCCTGCGGTACACGTGACGCCCGGGGAGAGGCTCACGGTGACGGTGCTCCCGAAAGGTGCGGGTTCGGAGAACGTCTCGAGGATCGGGATGCTCCTCCCCTCACAGGCGAAGGAGATCCCGAAATTCGTCGCCGAGACGATGCTTCTTGCGGGAGGGAAACCCTGCCCTCCGGTGATCCTCGGCGTCGGGATCGGCGGGACGTTCGATATGGCGGCCGCGCTCGCAAAGGAAGCCCTGCTCCTCCCGGTGGACGTCATGGGCGACTTTGAAGCGGAACTCTGCGACGCGGTCAACGCCCTCGGGATCGGGCCGATGGGGCTTGGGGGCGACACGACGGCGCTCAGCGTGAAGGTGAAGCGGGCGGACTGCCACACCGCGTCCCTCCCGGTGGCGGTGAACGTCCAGTGCTGGGCATGCCGGCGGGCGACCGTGGAGGTGAAGCGTTGA
- a CDS encoding 50S ribosomal protein L16, with amino-acid sequence MVRKPAKMYRNLAKKAYTRREYMGGVPGSKIVQFDMGNLTEDYPVELSIVVDETCQIRHTALEAARIGINRQLQKEVGRANFHLKIRTFPHHVLRENKQATGAGADRVSEGMRLAFGKAVGTAARVEKGQKVFSVWTSPQYVDKAKVSLKRGIYKLPTPARIVEERAPAA; translated from the coding sequence ATGGTACGAAAACCAGCGAAGATGTACAGGAATCTCGCAAAGAAAGCATATACACGCAGGGAATACATGGGCGGCGTGCCGGGCAGCAAGATCGTGCAGTTCGATATGGGCAACCTCACCGAGGATTACCCGGTCGAACTCTCCATCGTCGTCGACGAGACCTGCCAGATACGCCACACGGCTCTTGAGGCCGCCCGTATCGGTATCAACCGGCAGCTCCAGAAGGAGGTCGGGAGGGCAAACTTCCACCTGAAGATCCGGACGTTCCCGCACCACGTTCTCCGGGAGAACAAGCAGGCAACCGGCGCAGGAGCGGACCGTGTCTCGGAAGGCATGCGTCTCGCCTTCGGCAAAGCCGTCGGCACCGCGGCACGGGTGGAGAAGGGCCAGAAGGTCTTCTCCGTCTGGACGAGCCCGCAGTATGTCGACAAGGCCAAGGTTTCGCTCAAGCGCGGCATATACAAACTTCCGACTCCCGCAAGAATCGTCGAAGAGCGGGCGCCGGCAGCATAA
- a CDS encoding ABC transporter ATP-binding protein, with product MSGVTIRDLGKAFPKEDGTATQALEGVNLEIRDTEFICLVGPSGCGKTTLLRIIAGLETATTGAVTVDGRAVTGPDPKRGMVFQEYSLFPWRRVIDNVAFGLEMKGVAKEERRRTADRYIEMVGLSQFRDAYPYELSGGMRQRVAIARALANDPDVLLMDEPFGALDAQTRNRMQKELLFLWEQTKKTIVFVTHSVDEAVYLATRIVVLSPRPGSIREIIEIPWPHPRDRTSAEFAEVRRRVLRMIDETENTQ from the coding sequence ATGAGCGGGGTTACGATACGGGATCTCGGCAAGGCCTTCCCGAAAGAGGACGGCACCGCCACGCAGGCACTCGAGGGCGTCAACCTGGAGATCCGCGATACGGAGTTCATCTGCCTGGTCGGACCGTCGGGATGCGGGAAGACAACGCTTCTCCGGATCATCGCCGGGCTCGAGACCGCGACCACCGGGGCCGTGACCGTCGACGGCCGCGCGGTCACCGGCCCGGATCCCAAGCGGGGGATGGTCTTTCAGGAGTACTCCCTCTTCCCCTGGCGGAGGGTGATCGACAACGTCGCCTTCGGCCTCGAGATGAAAGGCGTCGCAAAGGAGGAGCGCCGGCGGACAGCGGATCGCTACATCGAGATGGTCGGCCTCTCCCAGTTCCGGGACGCCTACCCCTACGAACTCTCCGGCGGGATGCGGCAGCGCGTGGCGATCGCAAGAGCGCTCGCAAACGACCCCGACGTTCTCCTCATGGACGAACCGTTCGGGGCGCTGGACGCCCAGACCCGGAACAGGATGCAGAAAGAACTCCTCTTCCTCTGGGAACAGACGAAGAAGACGATCGTCTTCGTCACCCATAGCGTCGACGAAGCGGTCTACCTCGCCACCAGGATCGTTGTCCTCTCACCGCGCCCGGGATCCATCCGGGAGATCATCGAGATCCCCTGGCCGCATCCGCGGGACCGCACCAGTGCAGAGTTCGCAGAAGTCCGGCGAAGGGTACTCCGGATGATCGACGAGACCGAAAACACCCAGTAA
- a CDS encoding ABC transporter permease produces MNRQTQKRLLGIAALVVAAAIWQIVAEYVVGRSFILPSVTDVAGAFVTLLESGTLVADIVVSLEHFGIGLIAALLLGVPVGILMGWFRVADFLLDPIIEILRPIPPLAWIPFAIIWFGLTTQAAGFVIFAGAFFPILTATYAAFRSVPKVFVEAGKVLGCDTSLELIRYVALPAAIPAIASGIRIAMGVGWMCLVAAEMFGVSRSGLGYQLWHNYYLHQMPNVVVYMLILGFAGLIIDRIFRNYVDQRLLRWHAGEVA; encoded by the coding sequence ATGAACCGACAGACACAGAAACGACTACTCGGCATCGCAGCGCTCGTCGTCGCGGCTGCGATCTGGCAGATCGTCGCCGAATACGTGGTGGGGCGATCCTTCATCCTCCCGAGCGTCACCGACGTCGCCGGCGCGTTCGTAACCCTCCTCGAGTCCGGCACCCTCGTTGCCGACATCGTAGTAAGTTTGGAGCATTTCGGAATAGGACTCATCGCAGCGCTCCTCCTCGGCGTCCCCGTAGGGATCCTGATGGGATGGTTCCGGGTGGCGGACTTCCTGCTCGACCCGATCATCGAGATCCTCCGCCCCATACCGCCGCTCGCCTGGATCCCGTTCGCCATCATCTGGTTCGGGCTCACCACCCAGGCGGCCGGCTTCGTCATCTTCGCCGGGGCATTCTTCCCGATCCTGACCGCGACCTACGCCGCGTTCCGGTCCGTCCCGAAGGTCTTCGTCGAGGCGGGCAAGGTGCTCGGGTGCGACACCTCGCTCGAGCTGATCCGCTACGTCGCCCTTCCCGCCGCCATCCCGGCGATAGCATCCGGGATCAGGATCGCCATGGGCGTCGGGTGGATGTGTCTCGTGGCCGCCGAGATGTTCGGTGTCTCCCGGTCGGGGCTCGGCTACCAGCTCTGGCATAACTACTACCTCCACCAGATGCCCAACGTCGTCGTCTACATGCTGATCCTCGGGTTTGCAGGCCTCATCATCGACCGCATCTTCCGAAACTACGTCGACCAGAGGCTCCTGCGGTGGCATGCAGGGGAGGTGGCCTAG
- a CDS encoding ABC transporter substrate-binding protein — MRSLTAILLAVALVAAFTFVSGCTDTGTGDVTHLRIGYQPSTHQVSHTTAMEKGWWQEDLEPLGITQVTDYEFGTGATEMQAMLAGDLDIAFVGAAPFVAAVSSGLDAKIVAAVQTQGSDLVLRTEVPYSTPADLVGKKIATFPPGTIQDTILRSWLQENGVDPASVEIIAMDPGAATTAISAGQVDGVFLPHPSPAIIAAEGTGRTVVKSGEMMKDHACCVMVASGSLIRDHPDIVEQSVKTHIRATEYNLEHPDEAASIYASKTGQNVETVKASFRDWDGTWTADPHVITTSVVEYTELQYELGYISNPLTEDDLFNFSFYDRARA; from the coding sequence ATGAGATCGCTAACCGCAATTCTTCTGGCCGTGGCCCTGGTCGCGGCGTTCACGTTTGTAAGCGGGTGCACCGACACCGGAACCGGCGACGTAACGCATCTCCGGATCGGCTACCAGCCGAGCACCCACCAGGTTTCCCACACCACCGCGATGGAGAAGGGATGGTGGCAGGAAGACCTCGAACCGCTCGGCATCACGCAGGTGACCGACTACGAGTTCGGCACCGGCGCGACCGAGATGCAGGCGATGCTTGCCGGCGACCTTGACATCGCCTTCGTCGGCGCCGCCCCGTTCGTCGCGGCCGTGAGCAGCGGGCTTGACGCCAAGATCGTTGCCGCGGTGCAGACCCAAGGCTCGGACCTGGTGCTCAGGACCGAGGTTCCGTACTCGACCCCCGCCGACCTCGTGGGCAAGAAGATCGCCACCTTCCCGCCGGGAACAATCCAGGACACCATCCTGCGGTCCTGGCTGCAGGAGAACGGCGTCGACCCCGCAAGCGTCGAGATCATCGCCATGGACCCCGGCGCCGCCACCACCGCCATCTCTGCAGGGCAGGTCGACGGCGTCTTCCTGCCCCACCCGTCCCCGGCCATCATCGCGGCGGAGGGCACGGGAAGAACCGTGGTTAAATCGGGCGAGATGATGAAAGACCACGCCTGCTGCGTCATGGTTGCAAGCGGCTCCCTGATCCGGGACCACCCTGACATCGTCGAGCAGAGCGTGAAGACGCACATCAGGGCGACGGAGTACAACCTCGAACACCCCGACGAGGCCGCATCCATCTACGCGAGCAAAACCGGACAGAACGTCGAGACCGTGAAGGCATCCTTCCGGGACTGGGACGGCACCTGGACCGCTGACCCGCACGTCATCACGACGTCGGTCGTCGAGTACACCGAGCTCCAGTACGAACTCGGCTACATCAGCAACCCCCTCACGGAAGACGACCTCTTCAACTTCTCGTTCTACGACAGGGCCCGGGCATAA
- the argH gene encoding argininosuccinate lyase, which yields MRSDQIRQGRLAGERSGDLEHFLASMDADRWIARADLLVDMAHLLGLSRQGIIDEAPARALMAALLDLYDHGVPEEAFDERFEDVHAGKEAYLIDRVGEDFGGRLHMGRSRNDEVATCIRIRLKEEIIALLRSLVDLRATLLDVAAGHTGTVMPGFTHLQHAQPTTLAHYLLAYEQAFSRDTARLREAYARVDVSPLGSAAFASTGFPLDRAYTASLLGFSRPAGNSMDAVAARDFAIEVLADASICMTSTSRLCEELVLWSTAFVGFVRLDDAYCSSSSIMPQKKNPDVAEIMRAKAGSVAGSLAAAITITKGLPMSYNRDLQELTPHLWRGVEAARQSIPLLSGMLGSATFDAERMAAEAGRGFSTATELADVLVREYGLPFRTAHRIVGRAVRHGSLDLATLEAAAREAADFSVVELGLTREKIDAVLDPRHAVAVRNIVGGPAPEAVAAQISEQRNLLARDKAWAEETESALSGAFEHLILEARRFAA from the coding sequence ATGCGTTCGGATCAGATTCGGCAGGGCCGTCTTGCCGGCGAGCGGTCGGGCGATCTCGAGCACTTTCTTGCATCGATGGACGCCGACCGCTGGATTGCAAGGGCGGACCTCCTCGTGGATATGGCGCACCTCCTCGGGCTCTCGCGGCAGGGGATCATCGACGAGGCCCCGGCACGTGCGCTGATGGCGGCGCTCCTCGATCTCTACGACCACGGAGTTCCGGAGGAGGCGTTCGACGAGCGGTTCGAGGACGTCCACGCGGGCAAGGAGGCCTACCTCATCGACCGGGTGGGCGAGGACTTCGGCGGCCGCCTCCACATGGGCCGGTCCCGCAACGACGAAGTCGCGACCTGCATCAGGATTCGGCTAAAAGAGGAGATCATTGCCCTCCTGCGGTCGCTCGTCGATCTCCGGGCGACCCTGCTCGACGTCGCCGCCGGCCATACGGGGACGGTGATGCCGGGCTTCACCCATCTCCAGCACGCCCAGCCCACGACGCTGGCCCACTACCTCCTCGCCTACGAGCAGGCCTTCTCCCGCGATACGGCCCGGCTGCGGGAGGCGTATGCCCGGGTGGATGTATCGCCGCTCGGTTCGGCGGCGTTCGCCTCGACCGGCTTTCCCCTCGACCGCGCCTACACCGCGAGCCTTCTCGGCTTCTCCCGCCCGGCGGGAAACAGCATGGACGCGGTCGCAGCACGGGACTTCGCGATTGAGGTGCTTGCCGATGCCTCCATCTGCATGACGTCGACGAGCCGGCTCTGCGAGGAGCTCGTCCTCTGGAGCACGGCGTTCGTCGGGTTCGTCCGGCTCGACGATGCCTACTGCTCCTCCTCCTCGATCATGCCCCAGAAGAAGAACCCGGACGTGGCGGAGATCATGCGGGCAAAGGCAGGGTCGGTCGCAGGCTCGCTTGCCGCGGCGATCACGATCACGAAGGGCCTGCCCATGAGTTACAACCGCGACCTCCAGGAACTGACCCCGCACCTCTGGCGCGGCGTGGAGGCCGCGAGGCAGAGCATCCCGCTCCTTTCCGGGATGCTCGGGTCTGCTACGTTCGATGCGGAACGGATGGCCGCCGAGGCGGGGAGAGGGTTCTCCACCGCGACGGAACTCGCCGACGTCCTCGTCCGGGAGTACGGGCTCCCCTTCCGCACCGCCCACCGAATCGTCGGGCGGGCGGTCAGGCACGGGTCGCTCGACCTCGCAACACTCGAGGCCGCCGCTCGCGAAGCGGCCGACTTCTCGGTCGTGGAACTGGGGCTGACCCGGGAGAAGATCGACGCCGTCCTCGATCCCCGCCATGCCGTCGCGGTCAGGAACATCGTCGGCGGCCCGGCGCCCGAGGCGGTCGCGGCGCAGATTTCGGAGCAGAGAAACCTCCTCGCCCGGGATAAGGCCTGGGCGGAAGAGACGGAATCAGCATTATCGGGCGCATTCGAACACCTTATCCTTGAAGCACGGAGGTTTGCAGCATAA
- the gatD gene encoding Glu-tRNA(Gln) amidotransferase subunit GatD codes for MERLETGDLVRYANGGTALTGTYIAERDGMAVVKLESGYNIGTSLEKIEFIERPARHPPAGAGVVVQNPDLPELSIISTGGTIASRVDYRTGAVMSQFSASDILRAIPELGDIARYRDRQIASILSENMQPALWRELARAIYDEIRAGVAGVIVTHGTDTMAYSAAAVRFMLKTPVPVVFVGSQRSADRPSSDNAMNALCSAAVAAGDLGEVVVAMHATTNDDRCAVHRATRVRKMHTSRRDAFQSTGMEPLGYVDYPSLSVTLSDEAVRRGTEEPELHDNLEERCALLHFYPGMPAAVLDAYEGYKGLVISGTGLGHVATAWIPKLREMIESGTTVVMTSQCLHGRVCDRVYNTGRDLLSAGVIEGEDMLPEAALVKLMWVLGNEPDPERAGVLMQTDLAGEIRRRSI; via the coding sequence ATGGAGAGACTCGAGACCGGTGACCTGGTGCGGTACGCAAACGGCGGAACCGCGCTCACCGGCACCTACATCGCCGAACGGGACGGTATGGCCGTCGTCAAACTGGAGAGCGGCTACAACATCGGAACGTCGCTTGAGAAGATCGAGTTCATCGAGCGCCCGGCCCGGCACCCGCCGGCAGGCGCGGGTGTCGTCGTCCAGAACCCCGACCTCCCGGAACTCTCCATCATATCCACCGGCGGGACGATCGCAAGCCGGGTGGACTACCGGACCGGTGCGGTGATGAGCCAGTTCTCGGCGAGCGATATCCTGCGGGCGATCCCGGAACTCGGGGATATCGCCCGCTACCGCGACCGCCAGATCGCGAGCATCCTCTCGGAGAACATGCAGCCGGCGCTCTGGCGGGAACTCGCCCGGGCGATTTACGACGAGATCCGGGCCGGCGTTGCCGGGGTGATCGTCACCCACGGCACCGACACGATGGCCTACTCGGCGGCGGCGGTCAGGTTCATGCTCAAGACCCCGGTGCCGGTCGTCTTCGTCGGGTCGCAACGGTCCGCCGACCGCCCGAGTTCCGACAACGCCATGAACGCCCTCTGCAGCGCCGCCGTCGCCGCCGGCGACCTCGGCGAGGTGGTGGTGGCGATGCACGCGACGACGAACGATGACCGGTGCGCCGTCCACCGTGCCACAAGGGTCCGTAAAATGCACACCTCCCGGCGCGACGCCTTCCAGAGCACAGGCATGGAGCCGCTCGGCTACGTCGACTATCCCTCGCTCTCCGTCACCCTCTCGGACGAGGCGGTCCGGCGGGGAACCGAAGAGCCGGAACTCCACGATAACCTCGAGGAGCGCTGCGCCCTTCTCCACTTCTACCCCGGGATGCCCGCCGCGGTCCTCGACGCCTACGAGGGCTATAAGGGCCTGGTCATATCGGGGACAGGGCTCGGGCACGTGGCGACGGCGTGGATCCCGAAACTCCGGGAGATGATCGAGAGCGGGACGACCGTCGTCATGACCTCGCAGTGCCTGCACGGCCGGGTCTGCGACCGGGTCTACAACACGGGAAGGGACCTGCTATCCGCCGGCGTCATCGAGGGCGAGGATATGCTCCCCGAAGCGGCGCTCGTCAAATTGATGTGGGTGCTCGGGAACGAGCCGGACCCCGAACGGGCAGGGGTGCTGATGCAGACCGATCTTGCTGGCGAGATCCGGCGGAGGTCGATATGA
- the gatE gene encoding Glu-tRNA(Gln) amidotransferase subunit GatE, giving the protein MDYEKLGLKAGIEIHQQLDTAEKLFCRCPTTLRDVSERTGEFHRYLRATESELGEIDRAAREEMKLVRKFCYYTYDTVCLVEHDEEPPAPMNPEALEICLTIAKMLGMTPVEQVHTMRKLVIDGSNTSGFQRTALVALSGALPGGCRVETICLEEEAAQRVEDETFSLDRLGIPLVEITTAPCMHTPEAVQEVAGHIGMVLRSTGRVKRGLGTIRQDINVSIADGARVEIKGVQDLDLIAEVVRREAGRQTNLLAIRDELRERGARVDHTVIDATSLFAQTKSSILKKAKTVLAVRLCGFAGLVGREIQPGRRLGSEMSDYAKKCGVGGIFHTDELPAYGVTAEEVAHLREFVGAAEEDCVVIVAATRQRAGCAAEQVMIRAEMAIAGVPEETRKMLEEGSTAYMRPLPGAARMYPETDVFEVTIDDALWESIKVPELLTDRTERFVREFGLDEGLARQVAFSERLALFEKAVAAGVRPTLAARTLLGTCRELARDGVDVGRVSEEEILALLLAVEAGRAAKEAIPDLLTELARTAGDAGAPGERVEAAIGKMGPAVSQADVEEIVRRIVAEREAFAREKGMGALGPLMGVVMQELRGSVDGKVISETLRRELQRLLS; this is encoded by the coding sequence ATGGATTACGAGAAACTCGGCCTCAAGGCCGGTATCGAGATTCACCAGCAGCTCGACACCGCCGAGAAACTCTTCTGCCGGTGCCCGACCACCCTCAGGGATGTCTCCGAGCGAACCGGGGAGTTTCACCGCTACCTCCGGGCGACGGAGAGCGAGCTCGGGGAGATCGACCGGGCGGCGCGCGAGGAGATGAAACTCGTCCGGAAGTTCTGCTACTACACCTACGACACGGTCTGCCTGGTGGAGCACGACGAGGAGCCCCCGGCCCCGATGAACCCCGAGGCGCTCGAGATCTGCCTCACGATAGCAAAGATGCTCGGGATGACCCCGGTCGAGCAGGTGCACACGATGCGGAAGCTCGTCATCGACGGCTCGAACACCAGCGGGTTCCAGCGGACGGCGCTCGTCGCGCTCTCCGGCGCCCTTCCCGGCGGCTGCCGGGTCGAGACGATCTGCCTGGAGGAGGAGGCGGCGCAGCGGGTGGAGGACGAGACCTTCTCCCTCGACCGCCTGGGGATCCCGCTCGTCGAGATCACCACCGCCCCCTGCATGCACACCCCCGAAGCCGTCCAGGAGGTCGCGGGGCATATCGGGATGGTGCTCCGTTCCACCGGGAGGGTGAAGCGCGGGCTCGGGACGATCCGCCAGGACATCAACGTCTCCATCGCCGACGGCGCCCGGGTGGAGATCAAGGGTGTTCAGGATCTCGATCTCATCGCCGAGGTGGTGCGCCGCGAGGCCGGGCGGCAGACGAATCTCCTCGCGATCCGGGATGAACTCCGTGAGAGGGGCGCCCGGGTCGATCACACCGTCATCGACGCCACGTCCCTCTTTGCCCAAACGAAATCTTCGATCCTGAAGAAGGCGAAGACCGTCCTCGCGGTCCGGCTCTGCGGGTTCGCGGGGCTCGTCGGCCGGGAGATCCAGCCCGGCAGGCGTCTCGGGAGCGAGATGTCGGACTACGCGAAGAAGTGCGGCGTTGGCGGGATCTTCCACACCGACGAGCTCCCCGCCTACGGCGTCACGGCTGAAGAGGTGGCGCACCTGCGCGAGTTCGTCGGCGCCGCGGAGGAAGACTGCGTCGTCATCGTTGCGGCAACCCGGCAGCGTGCCGGGTGTGCGGCCGAGCAGGTGATGATCCGCGCCGAGATGGCAATCGCCGGCGTGCCCGAGGAGACCCGGAAGATGCTCGAAGAAGGGAGCACGGCCTACATGCGTCCGCTCCCGGGAGCCGCCCGGATGTACCCCGAGACCGACGTCTTCGAGGTCACGATCGATGACGCCCTCTGGGAGAGCATCAAGGTCCCCGAACTCCTCACCGACCGGACGGAACGGTTCGTCCGGGAGTTCGGGCTCGACGAAGGGCTGGCACGGCAGGTGGCGTTCTCCGAGCGATTGGCGCTCTTCGAGAAGGCGGTCGCCGCCGGCGTCCGCCCCACCCTTGCTGCGCGGACGTTGCTCGGCACCTGCCGGGAGCTCGCCCGTGACGGTGTCGACGTCGGCCGGGTGAGCGAGGAGGAGATCCTCGCCCTCCTCTTGGCCGTCGAGGCCGGCCGGGCGGCAAAGGAGGCGATCCCCGACCTCCTCACCGAACTCGCGCGGACCGCCGGAGACGCCGGGGCACCCGGAGAACGGGTGGAGGCGGCCATCGGGAAGATGGGGCCCGCCGTCTCGCAGGCAGACGTGGAGGAGATCGTGCGCCGTATCGTTGCCGAGCGCGAGGCGTTCGCCCGGGAGAAGGGTATGGGCGCGCTCGGCCCCCTGATGGGCGTCGTCATGCAGGAGCTCCGCGGGAGCGTCGACGGGAAGGTCATCAGCGAGACCCTCCGGCGCGAGCTCCAGCGGTTACTCTCCTGA
- a CDS encoding DUF5350 domain-containing protein: MGKTGSVQWAQVKGVKGQIRLVPAREGEVKKPGPNQRFKPAAAIQKRASREGQDQRRGGRGGRGGRGGRRGGGAPTMDVRVRRGIRRAKVSALGTKQKSR; this comes from the coding sequence ATGGGAAAGACAGGCAGTGTTCAGTGGGCCCAGGTCAAGGGCGTCAAGGGGCAGATTCGGCTCGTCCCTGCACGTGAAGGCGAAGTGAAGAAACCCGGCCCGAACCAGCGGTTCAAGCCTGCAGCGGCTATCCAGAAGCGGGCGAGCAGGGAAGGGCAGGATCAGCGGCGTGGCGGACGCGGTGGACGCGGCGGACGTGGCGGACGCAGAGGAGGAGGCGCCCCGACCATGGATGTACGGGTACGCCGGGGCATACGCCGCGCGAAGGTTTCGGCTCTCGGGACCAAGCAGAAATCGAGATAA
- a CDS encoding nitroreductase family protein, with the protein MNSSDFLRFLRARSSVREYSGEPLEEEDIDYILACASTAPSAGNREAWDVVVVTDDDVRLELASAALEQVHIREAPTVFVVCANYVRSMSHYGERGILYALEDATIACTYMMLAAHARNLHSCWTGAFEEDEVREVLGLPQHLRPVALLAVGKGTPLLEPMERMPIKEHVHRETW; encoded by the coding sequence ATGAACTCCTCTGATTTCCTCCGTTTCCTGAGAGCACGGTCGTCGGTACGGGAATACTCCGGGGAGCCGCTTGAAGAGGAGGATATCGATTACATCCTCGCCTGTGCGAGTACGGCGCCGAGCGCCGGTAACCGCGAAGCCTGGGACGTCGTCGTCGTCACCGACGACGATGTCAGGCTGGAACTCGCGTCGGCGGCCCTCGAGCAGGTGCACATCCGGGAGGCCCCGACGGTCTTCGTGGTCTGCGCGAACTACGTCCGGTCGATGTCGCACTACGGGGAGCGGGGGATCCTCTACGCGCTCGAGGACGCCACGATCGCCTGCACCTACATGATGCTCGCCGCCCACGCCCGCAATCTGCACTCGTGCTGGACGGGGGCGTTCGAGGAAGACGAGGTTCGCGAGGTTCTCGGCCTCCCGCAGCATCTCCGTCCCGTCGCGCTTCTTGCGGTCGGGAAGGGGACGCCGCTGCTCGAGCCCATGGAGCGGATGCCCATCAAGGAGCACGTGCACCGCGAGACCTGGTAG
- a CDS encoding DUF555 domain-containing protein: MPDYLVTLESAWIIKDVKSMDDAVSIAISEAGKRLNPSAKFVEIEAGMIACPFCEGELNTALVVAATALVGLVLQMKVFRAESEEHAARIAKSVVGKALHDVPLKVQEVQEL; this comes from the coding sequence ATGCCGGATTATTTGGTTACGCTTGAATCAGCGTGGATAATTAAAGACGTCAAGTCTATGGACGACGCCGTGAGCATCGCGATCAGCGAGGCCGGCAAAAGGCTCAACCCCTCGGCGAAGTTCGTGGAGATCGAGGCGGGGATGATCGCCTGCCCCTTCTGCGAGGGGGAGTTGAACACCGCTCTCGTGGTCGCCGCCACCGCCCTCGTCGGGCTCGTGCTGCAGATGAAGGTCTTCCGTGCGGAGTCCGAAGAGCACGCGGCCAGGATAGCGAAGTCGGTCGTCGGGAAAGCGCTTCACGACGTGCCGCTGAAAGTCCAGGAAGTGCAGGAGTTATGA
- a CDS encoding carbohydrate kinase family protein: MISVVGHTAVDHLFRVPKLPGRHNSTYITGHEVYFGGGAANIAAGIAMLGERCRLVSLVGGDFPGSDYDRWLHSLEIVQDFTQVKDARTATAYVFTDDDGDQETFFEWGASTAFSRAEAPALDFVHMATADPDFNVRVAQKSKFASFDPGQDLLRYTRDQLEIILANIDILFSNNHEMDRMCEMLGLERSALVASIPMTVTTRGAEGSILCVDGEEFHVPAVAVEAVDPTGAGDGYRAGFLTAFRKGHAPLDCCRVGAVVSSFVVERPGTQTNLPDWERMLARYRKVFDEPGEIIV; encoded by the coding sequence ATGATCTCAGTCGTCGGGCATACCGCCGTCGACCATCTCTTCCGGGTGCCGAAACTCCCCGGGCGGCACAACTCGACCTACATCACCGGTCACGAGGTCTACTTCGGCGGCGGGGCGGCGAACATCGCGGCCGGGATTGCGATGCTCGGCGAGCGATGCCGGCTGGTCTCTCTGGTCGGCGGCGACTTCCCGGGCAGCGACTATGATCGGTGGCTGCACAGCCTCGAGATCGTGCAGGACTTCACCCAGGTGAAGGATGCCCGGACCGCGACCGCGTACGTCTTCACCGACGACGACGGCGACCAGGAGACCTTCTTCGAGTGGGGCGCGTCGACCGCGTTCTCCCGCGCGGAGGCTCCCGCTCTCGACTTCGTCCACATGGCGACGGCCGACCCCGACTTCAACGTCCGGGTGGCCCAGAAGAGCAAATTCGCCTCTTTCGACCCGGGGCAGGATCTCCTCCGCTACACCCGTGATCAGCTCGAGATCATCCTCGCGAACATCGATATCCTCTTCTCGAACAACCACGAGATGGACCGGATGTGCGAGATGCTGGGGCTGGAGCGCTCCGCACTCGTCGCGTCGATCCCGATGACGGTCACGACCCGGGGGGCGGAGGGGAGCATCCTCTGCGTGGACGGCGAGGAGTTCCACGTCCCGGCCGTCGCGGTCGAGGCCGTCGACCCCACCGGCGCCGGCGACGGCTACCGTGCCGGGTTCCTCACGGCGTTCCGGAAGGGCCACGCCCCGCTCGACTGTTGCCGCGTCGGCGCGGTGGTCTCGTCCTTCGTCGTCGAGCGGCCGGGCACCCAGACGAACCTCCCCGACTGGGAGCGGATGCTTGCCCGGTACCGGAAGGTCTTTGACGAGCCCGGCGAAATTATTGTCTGA